TCTCCACCGTCGACATGCTAGAGCTTTGTCATGACATGCTTGTCATGACAGCAACGGTCACCAAGTGCTCCGTGCCACCACGTGTCCTGCAGAGTTCTGTCACATGTACTGGGTCATTTCACCTGTATGACAGCCCTGTGTTGTGGCTACTTGAGTTCTAGATTGAGGAAGCAGGCTAGAGGAGGTTCGGCGGTTTTCCTACATGGCCAAAAGCTATCACATAGCATCCTAGGGTGGTTTGAAATGGTATCCGAACACACAAACTGCCCCCCTGGGCCTGTGTTATGCATTGCCTCGGCAAAGCCCTCATGCTGAAGGAGGCCAGGTAGCCATGCTCCACCTAGACCTTCTGCAGACTGCCTTCTTCTGTACTGAAAAAGTCCACTTAGCTGCCCCCTTCTTCCCAGTGGATAAACGGCATTGTTGTGTCTGCTTCGTCATGGTGGAGACTGTCCTGGTCACTGCCTTAGCTCAGCAGGATAAGCCTTTTCTATATACCAAGGCCTAATCCCCCGGTGAGGGTTAATCTATGTCAGCTAGGCTGCGTACCTAGGAGCTACACCTCCAGATGTATCTGCGAAGGTGTTAGGGTTCACTGAGTGGAGAAGACAGGCCATGAACCCATGAATCCACGCAATCCATGTAGCATGCTACAGTACATGGGTAGCACCCTCTCCATGTTCTGGATTCCCAGACCAAATCCGAAAAAGAAGGAAGCTGAGCATTTCTCTTTCTAGGCTTCCTTGAATGGATTCAACACAACCAGCCAGTTCACACTCCCACCATGGTTTTCCTGCCATGGTTGACTATGTCCTCTCAAAATAAACCCCAAGATAGCTGCTTTGTcacaaccttaaaaaaaaaaagaaaagaaaaagaagaagaaggaattaATACAACTTCACGTAAGACACAGAATATATTCTCAGATTTAAACAAACCATACTGGGAAGCAGCTGTCAGGCTGAAAGCCACCGTTTGATTGGATTGCCCATTTTCAGGAGCTCTTGAGACCATTGGCCCAGAGTAGTCAGCAAGAGCATGAATATGGGACACTGACTGACCTGGTTGAGTTCAGTGCAGTTGGCTCTACTGGTTCACAGATAACTCCTCCCTCCCACAGTCAGCCGATCTCTGGTCCTGTTGTATTTTTTTTGGCAGCTTGTTCACACACAGGGCAGTTGGAAATAGGCCAGATGCTGTAGGCTGTTTCTGCATCCTGTATCTCACTGGGTGATGGGGCTCACTGGACCACTGGGTGCAGAATTCCCTGGGGAAGGCCATTGGAGCCCCTTTACTAGGAGGATTTCCAGTTCCTGTGCTACAGGCTGGGTCTTGATGACTCTGACTGGTACAGCCTTCGTCACTGGCATTGGTGGCCTGGGtttggaagaaaagagagaaagttaGGGTCATGCCTTCTTATGAATTGTGCAAAGAAAAGTCCCCACTTGTCTGGAGAACCATGGGCTAGTTTTCTAAAGAATTCATCAgctctgggcagtggtgactcacacctttaatctcagttccccaggaggcagagacagggggatctttgtgagttcgagaccaacctggtctacagagtgagttccaggacaaccagggctacacagagaaaccctgtctcaaaataaacaaacaagcaaacaaacaacaacaaaaacttattGGCTACTCCAGCCTCACAGGGGTCTTGTTCAGAAGGTTGAGGTGGAAAGACCTGGTAAGTACaatagtttgagaccagcctgggaataATCGCAGAATCTGGACCCAAAAGAGAGACTTCAGATTCCCATTCAGCTCCCATCCTGCAGACAAGGTGGTTCGTGCTTTTCAAAGTCAAACCTCCAAGAAAATAAAGAGTTCTGCCCTCTTACCCAGCATCTGGGTGTAactgtacttttttttctttttgaagctaggtcttctgtagcccaggttgcctctctatatagccaaggatgaccttaaacttttgatcctcctgcctccacttttttgtttgtttgtttgttttccgagacaggatttctctgtgtagccctggcagtcatGGAATTCagttccctctgtagaccaggctggcctcgaactcacagagatccacctgcctctgcctcccgagtgctgggattaaaggtgtgtgccacctgatCATTggttaaagagaaaaatcacagtgCAGGACAGACAGTAATCTACCTCATAAAggcattgtttattttttgtattctACTTATTTatcttgagacaagatcttactatgGAGCCCTAGattacctggaactcactctgtagaccaggctgacctcgaactcacagagatcccctacCTCCgctttcagagtgctgggaccaaaggtacacaccaccacacccagcagttcagttttcttttcagaCAGGGACTCACTCTGCACACAACCTtgtctggcctggagctccctaAGTAGATTAAATGAGCCTCGGACTTGGTGCAGTCCTCCAGACTGCCCGGTgcattctgggattacaagcatgcaccttCCCACCAGACCCTCGGTTCTCTCCATTCACATCCCCGAACCCCAGCGTGGCATCCTCATCTGCTGCAGATGTGGAGTCATGGTCTCCATCTAGATGTTCAGCACCTCCCCTGCAGCCCTCAGGAGACCAAAGTGCTCTCCCTGACCTGCAGGCTCCTTCACTTACCTATAGGGCAGGTGGGAAGCTTGAgctgcaggcaggaggcagggccGGCCTCTTCTGATGGTAGACCGTGAACCTTGCCAGGGAAGGGGTTGCTAGAGTGTTGCCAGAGGAAGCTGGAGCTGTTCCATCCCCGGGCTGGTTGACAAGCTGCAGACAGAGGGCCAGGAGGTACCCGTGCTGCAGAGACTCCCGGTGTAGACATGGTCACTCAAATACCCAGGTTCTGAGGTTTGGGGTCTGGTTTTTGTATTTTGACATGAGAGATTGCTTTGAGATGGGGGGCTGGCATTGATTTGTTTTGGTGTTcccaatgtatttttaattagtttttcaAGAATTTTATATGACATGACTTgagtatattcacacacacacacacacacacacactttatttttgagacagtgtcccaTGTGACTCTGGCTAGCCTCGAATTCTAGACtagccaagggtggccttgaacctgaaccttctgcctccacctccacagtgtTATCAACACTTTTATCTAACACTGCCTTTGGAAGAAGTTACCTGCCTCCCAgtaattacaaaagaaaagagatatggggcaggagagatgactcaatggttaagagcactgactgctcttccagaggtcctgagttcaattcccagcaaacacacggtggctcacagccatctgtaatgagatctggtgccctcttctggcatgcaagcatacagggaaggaatgttgtatacataataaataaatatatctttaaaaaacaaacaacaacaaaaacctcaaaagagagaaaacgggagggaaggagggggagtcaCTCATTAGGAAGCTGGGGATGTTAGCTGTTGCTCAGTAATAGAACACTGGCCTAGCCACCTAGGACTTTGGATCCAGTTTCCAGCATTGAGGCAGGGGTGGGGACTTTTGTTGAGCAGGACATCTGAAGACAGCAGTGTGCTGACCCTTGGTGTGAGTTCTCACTGATGTCTAGTAACAATGGCGATAATATGTATCTCCCTAGGAACCAGGGAAATTTATGAATTGCTCTAGTCTTCATTTAGAAGACTTCATTTGGAAGTCCTGGGTTTTTGTCagtggcaagatgactcagtgggtgaaagtgccttctgccaagcctgagggCCTGAGCTCTGCCCTCGGGACTCGGGTGGCAGGAAAAGACCAATGGCCCCCTGttgttgttctctgacttccacacacccactgtggcatgcatgcacacacacacacacacacacacacacacacacacacacacacacacacacagtaaataaataacaaaaaaacataacagcaagcaaaggaaagaaaccaTCCTCGTGTTACCCAGCTAGAGAAAAGGAAGGCCTCGGGGAGATTATGGAGGGGTCCTTTGGAGGGGTGCAGAAATGACAGACGACTGTATGCAGGTGCTGGGACCCAGGGTAAACCGTGTGCACCTCCCGTGTGCCCGCTTTCTGCGCCTTTTCCCACgggacattgctgtgcttggatttctcatttcctgtttcgtgagttttccccttataataaatagaATATAATTGTGTTatccttagctagcctggttatttcaacaAGGTGCCCCATACACGGGACCACATGTGTCTTTTATAGGACTGGGACTCAAAAAAGTGGGGTCTCCTGAGAACAGCACAGTGCCAGGAAACCCAGACAGGTGTGGGGGCCAAAAGAGGGAAACACTATGTGGGCTACACTTACCTTCATATTACTGGGGTACAGGACTGGACTCATCTtgggactgagggagggaggaacaggatggcaagggagagagagagagtgtgtgtgttagagtcagCTCTAGCCTTCTAGTCCTGCTCGTTAGCTTGCTGCAGACTTCCCATTCCAGAGCCACCAGGGAAGGAGTCCTCGCCCTAAGCCCTGCACAGTGCTTCAAAGGACTCAGGAAGTGACTAGGAATGTTTCCACAATGCCCCATTGTGAATACGTGTTAAGAGAGAGGGCTGGAGTCTACCCAGCCAACGGCACCCAGACCTCCAGGGTGAGAGCAACAGTGCAGTAAAAATCACTAGGGAGATGGGgttggagaagtggctcagtggttaagagcactaacagCTCTTCCAgcggacctgggttcaattcccaacacccacatggcagctcacaactgtctgtaactccagttccaggggacccgacacccttacacagacatatatgcaggcaaaacactaatgttcataaaataaaaataaaataaaattgagatgGAAATCACTAGGGATACACTAGCTACATAATCTCCCACTAAGGGCAAAGGAAAGTCCAGAATGGTCTACATCCAGATGGTAGGGCCCAGCGCTCCAGTGGATTGAGGAACGGAAGAATCATACTTACTGCCCAAGTTGGCACTTAGGTCCCTTGGGGCAGAAGCCGGTGAAGTAGTTGAGACACATGACTTGATGAACATGGCGGTATTTACACAGGGGACCTAGTAGACAGAGAACAAACAGCAAGAGAGCCTTCCTTCCCAAGGAGGGAGTAAACATGAAATAGTTCATGAGGAAGAACATGGGCTGCGGTAGGCTTTCCACTGGGAAGAGGGTGCATAAGCCTTCCTGCCATGGATGTCCCTGAAGCCAGGAGACAGACAGGGGTAGAAACCTTGCCTCTGGGAAGGGCTGGGcatgtggttcagtggtaaagcAGGAGTAGATCATGTTACCCAGGGTTCTATCCCTTTCTTTACCTTCCCCCAGCACAAAAAAAGGCGAGAGCATGCTGGAGCCATCTTTCCCCCATCACACTGGAAGTCATGTGATCAtaagtcccaggacccacaggcacCCTACCTTCTATGCTTGGCTGGGAGCAGGGCAAAGGGTAGAACTTAAGTGGCCTTCAGCATGTGCCTAGCCTGCTAGGCTTCTCAGCCAAGGTCCCACATCCACCCATTGAGAAGGATAGGCTGTGAATCCCCCAGCACTCCCTGGGAAGCCCCATGCCCTACACCAGCCTGAATTCCCCAGTGTCTCAGGAGATTTCTCCACTGACGTGCAAGCCTCGGACAAATTCAGAAAGGCTTTCCACTGGGGCCTGTAGATGGCACAATTCCTGGTGGGGAGTATTCCTCCTTGCCTGCTGAGTATCCCCGTCTGGGCAACCCTCGTCCCTCACTGCATCCCATCCCTGTCTGCCGAGCTCTCACCATCCTTGCAGAACCCTTGGTTGTACCAAGGGCAGTCCTGGGGCTTGGGAGTTGGCTGCACGTGGAGGAAGAAGCAGTCTTTGTTGCTGCAGTTACCTGAAAAACCCGTCGCGCTCTGTATATAAGCAGGTCCATGCTTTTGACCACTTCTGCATCCCCACCTGGTTTACCGGGGTCCTCCCTCCCATAGGATCCACTGGCCCGTCTTCTGTTTGTCCATCATCTTCGGAAGACCTCTTCCACTCGAAGAGGAAGTTCCCCTCCACTATTCCCAGAGCCCAAGGAGGGGTAGGGGTGTTTTGGAGGGAATACCATGGACAGAGCAGAGCTTCTGGTTGGACCCAGTGGGGCccctttcagaggacccaccCCTTAGCTGTGAGCCTAGGCCGTGCTGTCTATGCAGTAAACCAAGTCTTATTCTACTGCATTCTCACAAGGAGACAGCTTTCTGGGCATAGGCTGCCTGCATTCTGTGGCTTTTAGGTTTCCCTTAGGCAGATCTGAAGGAGAGAGATTATGGCCCATTCTGTTGATTTTCCCTGGAGAACCTGTGAACGTTTCTGCTCTCACCCTCCCTAAAACCCTACGACTGTGCGCTTTGGAGCAAAGAGGAACTTCATACGGTCTGCCAGAGAGTTAGCTTAAACACAGGGCTCTTCTCCAAGACGATGCTTCACCTGAGGAAGAGGTCTCTTGATTCCTAAGCGTTTGTCGTTCCTTCCCAGCCCTTCCATTTCACAAATGCAAATGCCAGCCTTCAGGGAGAAGCAAGTACCTCATCTGTTCGCCCTCACACCAAAAGCATTTAGTGACACATCCTTAGCCAACTTGGTAGAGTGCTGTCCCCTGGGTTTAAGCCTCTTTAGGACTCAAAACGACCTCAAGCATGGAGCTGGTGAACGCTTGAGCCACTGCATGTTGCTATACCCTCTCCttgccagcaggtggcagcaacACTCCAGCCTCCACTCTCCTTTGTAACTGCACATACTCCTTTCCAGCGTTGGCCATCCTGTCTCTAAATGTTCTTTCCGGCTCCCAAGCCTCAACacaagtgagtgagtgagtgtatgagtgcgtgtgtgtgtgcatgcatgcgagTTTCTTAGGCTTAGTTACAGACCATGAACAAGGCATTACTGACCCCAAAACAGTGTCATTCCGGCAAAGTACTGGCCCACCGCGAGGACAGCTTCACAGTGTTGCATCAAGCCCCTTCCGGTCAGTCTACTTCTCGTGTTTTCTCTGCAGCACTTGCTGATCCAGCaggggttttggggtttttttttttttttggtttgtttgggtttgttttgttttgtttttttaagacagggtttctctgtgtagccctggttgccctggaattcactcttgtagaccagaatggttttgaactcacagaaatccacctgcctctgcctcctaagcgaTGGGTTTAGAGGAATGTGCCACCATTTAAAGGAATGCCgggtgttgttttttgtttgtttgtttttgttttttaaatagagaCACTGCTGAAGGCCATAGTAGCACATTTCTCTAAGCCCAgggcttaggaggcagaggcagacaaatcttttgagtttgaggccatcctagtctacaaagtgagattcaggccagcctagtctacatagtgagtttcaggtcagccagggctacataatgagaccctgtatcaaagtGGAGGCGGCATgacaaggaagaatgaagaatgatacacacacgtacatacatacatgatttttaaaagacaacCTATGTAGCTCAGGCAGTCTTTGAATTTTAACCCTCCTTCCTCAACCTCCAAAATACTAGGGTAAAAAGCAGAAAAGCATgcaccatatatacatatacatacacacacacacacacacacacacacacacacacacacacacacacatatatatacatatatataaaccaGTCTTGCTATGTcattctggctggcctgaaattctacaaaatagaccaggctggcctcagactcacagagattggcctgtttctctctgcccctggagttctggaattaaaagcatgtaccaccacatctagcatataattatataattatttgtgtAATGCTAGAGACCTTCACTCACTGTTAAGAGCAAaaccttggactggagagatggctcagtggttaagaacactgactactcttccagaggtcctgagttcaattcccagccaccacatggtggcgcacaaccatctgtaatgagatctggcgccctcttctggcatgtagggatacatgcaggcagaacacatctttttaaaaaaaaaaaagcaaaaccttggTTTACATATAATCATGAGTTTACACATCTGTCCTAAATTACTTGTAGGGAAATATGGTCCAGTACCACATCTGATCACCAAAACAAGAAACCCTGGGCTGAGAGAGTAAAAGGACATTTCTAAGTGAATGTCCTGGCTTCAGGGACCTGTCTCCAGATAAACTTTGTCCTTCTATTTTGGATAGATATTCTGGCAGCCCTCATGAACTGCCACAGGACTCGGCTCTCTGGAGCAGGCAGTCTGGAATGCTGGACTAGAAGAATGGGATGAACTTtccctgcctgccccctccccatccccagagAGACTGTGCCAGCTTCAGGGTAGCCAGGACCCTTTCCATCAGCACTGATGGAACTAGCTACCTGCAAGGCGTGTGGCCCTGAAGTCTCCTGAATGAGGGGTGGGCCCACAGATCCAGCaggctcccttcctcccactcttctccccttccctcctccaaccCCTCAGTTTAGAAACCAGTGGACTAGATAATCCCAGCCACACTGGAACTAATCAAACACCAAGATGTAGACTTGACACTGGGAAGGTAAACATTTATGGGCTCCATCTTTTGGTGAGTTTGGAAAGGTGGCTGTGGCTGCCCTAAATAGCTCCTGGGATGACCAAGGACTTGAGGCCCCAAGGGAGTCTGGAGCAGACCTGACCACACAAGATAATTTTAGGGACCAGACTTCTGAACTTCGTGGCTTTATATACACAGTGACCTTCTCTTTCCATCAAGCAATGCAGGCTTTCCACTTTGGGAGGTAAGATGACATTTTCATCTAAAATAAGTTAGAAATAGCAGGAGAACAGGAAGAAGCCGGGGGCAGGGGGAGTCTCCTGGGTTCTGGTGACCATTCTGAGTGCAGCTACCAAATGCATCTCATGTGAGAAGGCCTGACTGGTCCCGTAGGACTGAGAGGTGGGTCATTCAGGGCTGTTCCTGACCGTCTCTGGGTGTGGGTTAGCCATGCCTGAAGTGGAAAACAACATTATTTTCCCTTGGAGCTGACTGCCGTGCTGAGACTAACCCATGGCAGATTTGGGTCTgcagcctttatttatttttattttttatttaaaggtttgtttctttttattttatgtgtatgggtgtttttgcctgcctgcatgtgtgtatatgaagcATGTGTGTTCCTGGAACCTGAGagcaccagaagagggtatcagatgccctggaactggagttctaggaGACTATGAGCCgctgtgtggattctgggaaccaaatccaggtcctctggaaatgcTGAAGTGCTTTTAATCACCaaaccacctccccagcccctactGGCTGGCCTGAAGTTTACGATGATGACTTTaaatccagagatctgcctgcctctgcctcctgggatgaAAGGTATACCCCACCACAACTGAccttttggtttgttgtttggttgttgttgcttttggaCAAAGTCTCGTGCagtccaggctacccttgaacttcTCTGTATCTGAGACTGGCCATGAattcctgattttcctgcctcagcctccctagtgctgagactacaggtgtGTTGCACCGGGCCCAGCCTTGGTTCAATTTTCTTAGGGTTCAGAGAAGCAGGAAGCTTGGGCTCAGACAGACAAGGCTGGTCTTTCGGGCCTCTTCGACCCTTACCCATCACCCCCACAGACCAGGCAGGGCATTACCGAACTTTGAGTGGAAGTAGCACACCGGCATCCTGGTGACGTCATACTGGTGTAGAAATTTACAGCTATCAGCCTTTCGGCAGAGCCCTCGAAGCCAGTGTTTGCACACCACCATCTTCTTGCCCTTCTCATGTCGAAGCGGGCACAGCATCCCTGCAGAACACAGCACCTGCTGTAGGCCTCACCTGACCTGCCTGGAGGAGCTCCCCAGGGCCTATGACACCGCCACTGGCCACCTCTGTCATCTGTGTCCATCACCTGGACACAACCTCGGAAGGGCTGGGACAGGGGTCAGAGTACCACACTGGGCAAGAGGCTCTCTTAAGAGTCAGTGGGCTTCTCTCCCAGAGTCAGAAGACCCCAAGAACCTCCAGGATGCCCCGCCGCCCCTGTAAGAGAGCAGTCGCCTCACCCCACAACCATAGACAGCTCAGCTTTTGGCATACCATAAGGGCTTGTTGAGTTCATGACTTTTGCAGCGGGGGAAATGTTTTGGattggtttcttgtttttctttgtatgtgtttgtgtgtgtgcctgagtgtatgtgtgcacattgtgtgtgcaggagccctcagaggtcagaagaggtatGTGATCCCCTAGAACCGCAATATAGGCTGTTGTCAGCTGCcgggtggttgctgggaactgcagcagggtcctctgctagagaagcaaatgcttttacctgctgaatcatctctcttatgttttgaaacagggtctcatgtagcccaggctgggctcaaattaCTATGTTGCCAAGAACGACCTTGGATTTCTGGTCCTTCTGCCCCCaattcttgagtgctgagattacaggcatgctcagtgtatgcatgcatgctagggATCACAGGCCTAACATATGTTAGGCTACCCACGGAGCACCTGCTCAGCATGCATTCATGACTTCAAATGTTAAGAACAATGCAGCcgccgggtggtggcgcacacctttaatcccagcacttgggaggcagagacaggcagatctctgtgagttcgaggccagcctaaagaatgagttctagaacaggctccaaagctagagaaacaatgtctcaaaaaaacaaaacaaaacaaaaaaaactaaagaagaacATAGCTATGAAATAGGTGATTCTTATAATGGGCAAGCACTAGAAAAGTTAGGTCTGACCACCTCGGTGTCTTTATTCAGGAGATACTGCCAGCAGAAGGGAGGGTTGTGGCTAAACAGGACCTGTGTCATGCCTGACCGGAGTGCCCTCTAGtgcctcttcccccttccccatgCACATCCCTAGTGCTATGACCTTCCTCAATAGCAACTTGCTATCTTTGCAAGAAAGAAGCCATCTCTTTGAGTCCAATGACTCCTCGGAGACTCTGTCTGGAATAGACCTGGAAGGTTCCAGTTGCCCAGAGCCCTGAATGATCAGTGAGCTCCTTTCCCTTCGCATCCAACCATCTGAAAGTGAACAAACAGGCTCGGGGTCCTCCTTGCCTGACCTCCTACCTCCTGGATTTTAGGAACAGAAGAATAAGGGTTCCCCAGGCATGCTCCTAAAGAGCCTCTCCATCTGGATCTATAGGTAGGCTTTGGGGAGGAATGGGAAACCCAGCCATTAAGGGTAAGGTATTTTGGCAACTGTATGTCTCTATTGGAGGAACCTCAAAGTGACACACAATTCAGAAGAGAAGGCCAGAGGCCTGGGAGTAGTCAGCCTACTTCAAGGGGAGGGATTTGAGAGGGAGATCCTTAAACAGCAGtagccagcactccagaggctccCTAAGGGCACTCACTAGTTTCCATGTTGATTCAAGGTGGGGAGGCCTGGTTGGGAAGAGGATGGGTTAGAGTAAGGCAGACAGAAGCCTGAGAACACAGCCAAAAAGCCTGCACAGCACTACCTCCATCAAGAAGggagtttggggctggagagatagctgatagagtggttaagaacactggctgctcttccaaaggccctgagtttggtttccagcacccacggcaggctgctcacaaacacctgtaactatagttccagaCAGATCTAACATCTCTGGTTTCCAAGGACACACGTGTTTATGTTTGTATAACCACACACAGGtatgaataattaaagaaaaattttttaaggAAGGGAATGGGGTAGCCCCAGTCCAAATGCCAGGGGGTGGGCCACCTCCAGGCCACTGCTCTCCTCAGGAGGCTGAATCCTGTCCTACCCCAGGTGCAAATCTCACACTCTCTCTAGGCCCTGGCTGAACACAGCAAGGCCCATGCAGCCATTCCTGTTCCTGCCCAGCCTAAACCGGCCTCACTCACCTTTCTCACAGAGCCCTTTAGCGAAGAAGTTGCATACAGCTGAGCTGGACTCTGGAGAAGAGAACAGAGGAGAAGGTAGCTTCCCCAGAGCTGAGCACCCCGCCAAGGCACCTCAAGTTCCTCTTCAGCAAGTTCCACCAAAGCCTCCTACGGGCTTGGATCTGTGTGAGCCCCCCAAGTATTCTTCCTGGCTACCACATTTGGGTTCTTGCTTTCCGGTGTTGTTCGCTTGGTTCTTTGTTTATGACACAAGATCTGATTCTgcggtccaggctggcctggaactcatagcaatcctcctgtctcggcCTTGTGCTGGCTACAGTTTCTACCATCCGAAGCAGCTTTCATTTGTCCCCTCTTGTGGCAATTATTAGTCAAAGGTACCCTCTTCCTAAGcccttttcccccaccccacccagcttTCTGGAGCCAGCTTCTAAATTCCACTTAAACTCAGGAAATCTCTGAGACGGGAGGTGCAAGTGTTTGGGGGCAGCCAGGAAGCCCTGAAGGCCAGGGAGAAGTTCGGAAATCTGTCTATCCTGGACCGTGAACCACCCAGAAGCCCTACgggacagacagaaggaag
The Microtus pennsylvanicus isolate mMicPen1 chromosome 11, mMicPen1.hap1, whole genome shotgun sequence genome window above contains:
- the Cpsf4l gene encoding putative cleavage and polyadenylation specificity factor subunit 4-like protein; amino-acid sequence: MEEIIAGLEGFTFAFEQDVELQKGTGLLPFQGMDKSSSAVCNFFAKGLCEKGMLCPLRHEKGKKMVVCKHWLRGLCRKADSCKFLHQYDVTRMPVCYFHSKFGNCSNKDCFFLHVQPTPKPQDCPWYNQGFCKDGPLCKYRHVHQVMCLNYFTGFCPKGPKCQLGHPKMSPVLYPSNMKVSLVNQPGDGTAPASSGNTLATPSLARFTVYHQKRPALPPACSSSFPPAL